From the genome of Hymenobacter sp. PAMC 26628, one region includes:
- a CDS encoding glycoside hydrolase family 43 protein, whose product MPLLPNFLIRAALLGALVACQGTTATVAPSTPPVTPPPAGPAATTFTNPLLASGPDPWVYQKDGFYYFLNTSGGDVRIRKTAKMSELATGSIQIVWRPTNVANSRDVWAPELHFLDGKWYIYFTAGPGNCCGGQRLWVLENASADPTQGTWTEKGRLFNPNDDQWAIDGTVFEQGGKRYLLWSGHRTDGDDTQRIYISEMSNPWTLTGPRVELSSPQYDWEKYGPIPVNEGPEIIKHGSSTFLIYSASHCNTDDYALGELRMSSTADPLVAANWSKSATPVLVKNPAGGAYGPGHNGFFKSKDGTEDWIVYHANNAANQGCGDARNPRMQKFTWNADDSPNFGAPVAINTALARPAGE is encoded by the coding sequence ATGCCGTTGCTTCCCAATTTTTTAATCCGCGCCGCGCTGCTGGGGGCCCTCGTGGCCTGCCAGGGCACCACCGCCACGGTGGCCCCCAGCACCCCGCCCGTCACCCCGCCCCCGGCCGGGCCGGCGGCCACCACGTTTACCAACCCGCTGCTGGCCTCGGGGCCCGACCCGTGGGTGTACCAAAAGGACGGGTTCTATTACTTCCTGAACACGAGCGGCGGCGACGTGCGCATCCGCAAAACGGCCAAGATGTCGGAGTTGGCGACGGGGTCCATTCAGATTGTGTGGCGGCCCACCAACGTCGCCAACTCGCGCGACGTGTGGGCCCCGGAGCTGCACTTCCTCGACGGCAAGTGGTACATCTACTTCACGGCGGGGCCCGGCAACTGCTGCGGCGGCCAGCGCCTGTGGGTGCTCGAAAACGCCAGCGCTGACCCCACCCAGGGCACCTGGACGGAGAAGGGCCGCCTCTTCAACCCCAACGACGACCAGTGGGCCATCGACGGCACGGTGTTCGAGCAGGGCGGCAAGCGCTACTTGCTGTGGTCGGGCCACCGCACCGACGGCGACGACACGCAGCGCATTTACATTTCCGAAATGAGCAACCCCTGGACGCTGACCGGCCCGCGCGTGGAGCTGAGCAGCCCGCAGTACGACTGGGAAAAGTATGGCCCCATACCGGTGAACGAGGGCCCCGAAATTATAAAGCACGGCAGCAGCACGTTCCTAATCTACTCGGCCAGCCACTGCAACACCGACGACTACGCCCTGGGCGAGCTGCGCATGAGCAGCACCGCCGACCCGCTGGTGGCCGCCAATTGGAGCAAGTCGGCCACGCCGGTACTCGTCAAAAACCCCGCCGGCGGGGCCTATGGGCCGGGCCACAACGGCTTCTTTAAGTCGAAGGACGGCACCGAGGATTGGATTGTGTACCACGCCAACAACGCCGCCAACCAGGGCTGCGGCGACGCCCGCAACCCCCGCATGCAGAAGTTTACCTGGAACGCCGACGACTCGCCCAACTTTGGCGCACCCGTGGCCATTAACACTGCTCTGGCCCGGCCTGCGGGCGAATAG
- a CDS encoding sialidase family protein has protein sequence MNKLFRCLGALAGLLALAAPAAAQTRLDISRPTYYPRVIRLAQGPGAGRLLASFDVGKAGTIYESPDNGRTWQHLADVADATPPGMCCSGLYEVPQALGDTPAGALLWATSVGTDRGGRGPCSIRAYRSLDGGRTWAFFSEPVRGFIGLWEAEFAVDAAGQLVVYYSTEEHKADGYNQALAHKTSADGGRTWGPETLDVGRPDGALRPGMAVVRRLPDGTYAMSYELCGQGCDAYLRRSPDGTHWGNPADLGTRIESAEGHHFAHAPTLAWAPLPGQPQGRLLAVGQLLLSNADNAVAPASGRVYMLNDHNGQGPWTEVPAPVPVPEAKDNPCPNYSSQLVPGADGLTVLEVALNFVDGTCQAFYQTAPLPTPPARAKASRKKRP, from the coding sequence ATGAACAAGCTTTTTCGCTGCCTGGGGGCCCTGGCCGGCTTGCTGGCCCTAGCCGCCCCCGCCGCCGCCCAAACCCGGCTCGACATCAGCCGGCCCACCTACTACCCGCGCGTCATCCGGCTGGCCCAGGGCCCCGGGGCGGGCCGCCTGCTGGCCAGCTTCGATGTGGGCAAGGCTGGTACCATTTACGAAAGCCCCGACAACGGCCGCACCTGGCAGCACCTGGCCGACGTGGCCGACGCCACGCCGCCGGGCATGTGCTGCTCGGGCCTGTACGAAGTGCCGCAGGCCCTGGGGGATACCCCGGCCGGCGCGCTGCTGTGGGCCACTTCGGTGGGCACCGACCGCGGCGGGCGCGGGCCGTGCAGCATCCGCGCGTACCGCAGCCTGGACGGCGGGCGCACCTGGGCCTTCTTTTCCGAGCCCGTGAGGGGCTTCATCGGGCTGTGGGAAGCCGAGTTTGCGGTGGACGCGGCGGGCCAGCTGGTGGTGTATTATTCCACCGAAGAGCACAAAGCCGACGGCTACAACCAGGCCCTGGCCCACAAAACCTCGGCCGACGGCGGCCGCACTTGGGGCCCCGAAACCCTCGACGTGGGCCGCCCCGACGGGGCCCTGCGCCCGGGCATGGCCGTGGTGCGCCGCCTGCCCGACGGCACCTACGCCATGAGCTACGAGCTGTGCGGCCAGGGCTGCGACGCCTACTTGCGCCGCTCGCCCGACGGCACGCACTGGGGCAACCCAGCTGACCTGGGCACCCGCATTGAGTCGGCCGAAGGCCACCACTTTGCCCACGCCCCCACCCTGGCCTGGGCCCCGCTGCCCGGCCAGCCCCAGGGCCGCCTACTGGCCGTGGGCCAGCTGCTGCTCAGCAACGCCGACAACGCCGTGGCCCCTGCCAGCGGCCGGGTGTACATGCTAAACGACCACAACGGCCAGGGCCCCTGGACGGAGGTGCCCGCCCCCGTGCCCGTGCCCGAGGCCAAGGACAACCCCTGCCCCAACTACAGCTCGCAGCTGGTGCCCGGCGCCGACGGCCTGACCGTACTGGAGGTAGCCCTAAACTTCGTGGACGGCACCTGCCAAGCCTTTTACCAAACGGCCCCGCTGCCCACGCCGCCCGCCCGGGCAAAAGCGAGCCGCAAAAAACGGCCGTAG
- a CDS encoding glycoside hydrolase family 43 protein has protein sequence MATLITRTGYLLAGALLVSSGGALPTRAQGPGRAAGGPKPPATYTNPVWDADFADPTVIRARDGNYYAYGTETRRAGKVLNIQVARSPDLVHWTHLGDALPAKPGWAKSTDSFWAPHVSEVGGKYYMYFSAKPDNAVDSKDPGAGLCLATAVATSPAGPFVPTNEPLQCGPSFVNIDPMQFDDPATGKRLLYWGSGFGALKVRELAADRLHFAPGSVATDLVFPDKTDSPDNYQKLVEGSWVVLRNGWYYLFYSGDNCCGDRAHYAVLVARSRSATGPFETRQHATGAPNSAILVRNARWLAPGHNSVVTDAAGHDWITYHAIGTGRKTFDAVNAEQEGTRRVMLLDRLDYVDGWPRVVPDGTPSTGPQPAPAVPQP, from the coding sequence CCTAAACCGCCCGCCACCTACACCAACCCCGTGTGGGACGCCGACTTTGCCGACCCCACCGTCATCCGGGCGCGCGACGGCAACTACTACGCTTACGGCACCGAAACGCGCCGGGCGGGTAAGGTGCTCAACATTCAGGTGGCCCGCTCGCCCGATCTAGTTCATTGGACGCACCTAGGCGACGCCCTACCGGCAAAGCCAGGCTGGGCCAAAAGCACCGACTCGTTTTGGGCCCCGCACGTAAGCGAGGTGGGCGGCAAATACTACATGTACTTCTCGGCCAAACCCGACAACGCGGTGGATAGCAAGGACCCTGGCGCGGGGCTATGCCTGGCCACGGCCGTGGCCACTTCGCCGGCCGGGCCGTTCGTGCCCACCAACGAGCCCTTGCAGTGCGGGCCAAGCTTCGTGAACATCGACCCCATGCAGTTCGACGACCCGGCAACGGGTAAGCGGCTGCTGTACTGGGGCTCGGGCTTCGGGGCCCTGAAGGTGCGCGAGCTGGCAGCCGACCGGCTGCATTTCGCGCCCGGCAGCGTGGCCACGGACCTGGTTTTCCCGGACAAAACCGATAGCCCCGACAACTACCAGAAGCTAGTGGAGGGGAGTTGGGTAGTGCTGCGGAATGGCTGGTATTACCTCTTCTACTCCGGCGACAACTGCTGCGGCGACCGGGCCCACTACGCGGTGCTGGTGGCCCGCTCGCGCAGCGCTACGGGGCCCTTCGAAACGCGCCAACACGCCACCGGGGCCCCCAACAGCGCCATCCTGGTGCGCAACGCCCGGTGGCTGGCCCCCGGCCACAACTCGGTGGTGACCGACGCGGCTGGCCACGACTGGATTACCTACCACGCCATCGGCACCGGGCGCAAAACCTTCGACGCGGTGAACGCCGAACAGGAAGGCACGCGCCGGGTGATGCTGCTCGACCGGCTCGACTACGTGGACGGCTGGCCCCGCGTGGTGCCCGACGGCACGCCCAGCACCGGCCCGCAGCCGGCACCCGCCGTTCCGCAGCCCTGA